AGGGTTTAGACGAGAGTACATGATTAAAAGTTTCGGATAACTGACATATTCTATTCAAATCTTCTTTCGGCTTCTGTCTTTTCCCATGTGCGCACCATGCGAACGAGCTTTGTGCCGAGAATTTTATCGTGAAGTGCCCGGTTGTTGGGGTCCCACAGCATCCAGAATCCACTGAGGCCCAATGTCGCGATAAAAAGCAGAGGCTGTAGAATAAATCTGCCCACTGCCTGTGACCAGGTTGGAATACCTCCCCCAACGCGCTCGATTCGAATGCCCAATTCGCGCATCCCCAGGGTAAATCCAGAACGCGCCCATCCCGATAAGGTCATGAAAATACGGAAGGCGAGCAAAATGGTCAAAATGATTCCAAAATCATTCCAGATAATCATCGCTCTGCTCTGCGCTGCGGGGTCTCCCTCGATCAATCCAACGGCGATATCCTTCGCACCTCCTGCAAAACTCGTGATGTCCGACCAGATATCATCGGATTGATTGCCGCCACCGCCACCGCCACCTCTCCCGCCTCTCCCACCGCCACCTCGTCCACCGCCTCGTCCACCGCCAGCACCTGCGGTTTGCGCGCCTGGAAAGAGAA
The DNA window shown above is from Gemmatimonadota bacterium and carries:
- a CDS encoding RDD family protein; its protein translation is MDQSRNEAFVESLQNYSLSELEDIYAHLDRDRFPERYDQVRAEIEARLKDFDPKSMDTSTLTDPPGILRRLASSAIDFSMQVLVPFLIFFLLKSVLFPGAQTAGAGGGRGGGRGGGGRGGRGGGGGGGNQSDDIWSDITSFAGGAKDIAVGLIEGDPAAQSRAMIIWNDFGIILTILLAFRIFMTLSGWARSGFTLGMRELGIRIERVGGGIPTWSQAVGRFILQPLLFIATLGLSGFWMLWDPNNRALHDKILGTKLVRMVRTWEKTEAERRFE